Proteins found in one Campylobacter canadensis genomic segment:
- the cas6 gene encoding CRISPR system precrRNA processing endoribonuclease RAMP protein Cas6, producing MKYVKLSVKNININTKYEFNGSAIRGTLGWALKSVDENVFALFFNKDNTNTKYRLDVDFNTYDFSIYLFNEYIKFTPYFALAIEKMRAFGLGVNRQKFDYEMILLNDEAFMDNKGNVLNKDIKSLEFVEQNVCKNVKVIFKSPFMINDKKSNFDPLSFFISIKRRVNEMNKISERVFFDNNFLFSQKLYDYNLLRYSNNQGKKMNFFAKIGEINFYNLDEECFKLLDLSTLIGVGKHTAFGFGKIILERMENE from the coding sequence TTGAAATATGTAAAACTTAGCGTAAAAAATATAAATATTAATACAAAATACGAATTTAATGGCTCTGCAATTCGTGGAACACTAGGTTGGGCGTTAAAAAGCGTTGATGAAAATGTTTTTGCCTTATTTTTTAATAAAGATAACACGAACACAAAATATCGTTTGGATGTAGATTTTAACACTTATGATTTTAGCATTTATCTTTTTAATGAATATATTAAATTCACTCCTTATTTTGCCTTAGCAATTGAGAAAATGAGAGCTTTTGGACTTGGTGTAAATAGACAAAAATTTGATTATGAAATGATACTTTTAAACGATGAAGCTTTTATGGATAATAAAGGTAATGTGTTGAATAAAGATATAAAAAGCCTTGAATTTGTAGAACAAAATGTTTGCAAAAATGTAAAAGTTATTTTTAAAAGCCCTTTTATGATAAATGATAAAAAAAGTAATTTTGACCCACTTAGCTTTTTTATATCAATTAAACGCCGAGTTAATGAAATGAACAAAATTAGCGAAAGGGTATTTTTTGATAATAATTTTTTATTCAGTCAAAAACTATATGACTATAATTTGTTAAGATACTCAAACAATCAAGGCAAAAAGATGAACTTTTTTGCAAAAATAGGAGAGATAAATTTTTATAATTTAGATGAAGAGTGCTTTAAACTTCTTGATTTAAGCACTTTGATTGGTGTTGGAAAACACACAGCATTTGGCTTTGGGAAAATAATTTTAGAAAGGATGGAAAATGAGTGA
- a CDS encoding AAA family ATPase: MKLEDKEKELKKKISDKIQEGLKELTDLKISPLLKEYKNITFDNIVEDIEQGFDNSLNFFSLANEYKNISSDIEEYKDIENIDCVGIDDVSFLSEIQTKLEKEYSKSDFAEDFLEKMKSKKDFIELGVNNIKEDNSNCPFCEQKLDDKARDLINKYNEFLDAEETKLLKFIERSRSNLDNFSNQIKSDIEKSKNIQASYNMLKALFKQKELGNLENIETEEFELLKNGINAIYSALDNKSKDITQAININDYIESIKKYINIAIEVAQYNNELIASINSLKNNSKDYVKELKIKICQAKMLEIKNIAKEEIEDYKNNIISLKKLNKNILAKQEKAKKSKKEEFIKTFSMLLDVFFQGKYSFSKSDFCLTLNNAHKLKNKTTKVLSDGEKSIIAFCHYIAESHVKISQADEYEKMFFIIDDPISSMDYHYVYSVSSVIRDLQNYISDIEKIRFLILTHNVDFYNMLIRNKITKDNFILENGKIIKINENKYILPYIEQLKEIYKIYTGQEKPKYHTANSIRNVLESVGRFFYPTDDLYDVMQKLGLMEADNILYSFINDGSHGGYVSQKPITEDDKKRCCVDVINALTKIIPGQIEMIANEIKDNKNEQGKN, encoded by the coding sequence ATAAAATTAGAAGACAAAGAAAAAGAATTAAAGAAAAAAATAAGTGATAAAATTCAAGAAGGGTTAAAAGAATTAACTGACTTAAAAATAAGTCCTCTCTTAAAAGAATATAAAAACATTACATTTGATAATATTGTTGAAGATATAGAGCAAGGATTTGATAATAGCTTAAATTTTTTTAGTCTAGCTAACGAATATAAAAATATATCAAGCGATATTGAAGAATATAAAGATATTGAAAATATAGATTGTGTTGGTATTGATGATGTTAGTTTTCTTAGTGAAATACAAACTAAATTAGAAAAAGAGTATTCAAAGTCTGATTTCGCTGAAGATTTTTTAGAAAAAATGAAAAGCAAAAAGGATTTTATAGAATTAGGTGTGAATAATATTAAAGAAGATAATTCTAATTGTCCTTTTTGTGAGCAAAAATTAGATGATAAGGCTAGAGATTTAATAAATAAATATAATGAATTTTTAGATGCAGAAGAAACAAAACTTTTAAAGTTTATTGAACGCAGTAGAAGTAATTTAGATAATTTTTCTAATCAAATCAAAAGTGATATTGAAAAATCGAAAAATATTCAAGCTAGCTATAACATGTTAAAGGCTTTATTTAAACAAAAAGAATTAGGTAATTTAGAAAATATTGAGACTGAAGAGTTTGAATTATTAAAAAATGGGATTAATGCAATCTATTCAGCATTAGACAATAAATCTAAAGACATAACACAAGCGATTAATATAAATGACTATATAGAAAGTATTAAAAAATATATTAATATAGCTATTGAAGTTGCACAATATAACAATGAATTAATTGCTAGTATAAATAGCTTAAAAAATAATAGCAAGGATTATGTAAAAGAATTAAAAATAAAGATTTGCCAAGCTAAAATGCTAGAAATTAAAAATATAGCAAAAGAAGAAATAGAAGATTATAAAAATAATATTATTTCCTTAAAAAAATTAAATAAAAATATATTAGCAAAGCAGGAAAAAGCTAAAAAAAGCAAAAAAGAAGAATTTATCAAAACGTTCAGTATGTTATTGGATGTATTTTTTCAAGGTAAGTATTCTTTTAGTAAGAGCGATTTTTGTTTAACATTGAATAATGCACATAAACTTAAAAATAAGACAACTAAGGTATTAAGTGATGGAGAAAAAAGTATAATAGCATTTTGTCATTATATAGCAGAAAGCCATGTGAAAATCTCCCAAGCCGATGAATATGAAAAAATGTTTTTTATAATAGATGACCCTATATCTAGCATGGATTATCATTATGTTTATTCTGTTTCTAGTGTAATAAGAGATTTGCAAAATTATATTTCAGATATTGAGAAGATTAGATTTTTGATATTAACACATAATGTAGATTTTTATAATATGTTGATAAGAAATAAAATCACAAAAGATAATTTTATTTTAGAAAATGGAAAAATAATAAAAATTAATGAAAACAAATATATATTGCCATATATTGAACAATTAAAAGAGATATATAAAATATATACAGGTCAAGAGAAACCAAAATATCATACAGCAAATTCTATTAGAAATGTTTTAGAGTCCGTCGGAAGATTTTTTTATCCGACGGATGATTTGTATGATGTTATGCAAAAATTAGGACTTATGGAAGCTGATAATATTTTGTATAGTTTTATAAATGACGGCTCTCATGGTGGATATGTAAGCCAAAAACCAATAACAGAAGATGATAAAAAGCGTTGTTGTGTAGATGTTATAAATGCTTTAACTAAAATAATTCCAGGGCAAATTGAAATGATAGCAAATGAAATAAAGGATAATAAAAATGAGCAAGGCAAAAACTAG
- a CDS encoding helix-turn-helix domain-containing protein — protein sequence MKNTEEIENFYKLVSSNVKKHRNKKNISQLELALSIGIKSIAFYSNCENNKNKKHFNLEHIYNISKVLGIDICELLKE from the coding sequence ATGAAAAATACCGAAGAAATAGAGAATTTTTACAAATTAGTATCAAGCAATGTTAAAAAACATAGAAATAAAAAGAATATAAGTCAATTAGAATTAGCCTTAAGTATAGGTATAAAATCAATTGCTTTTTATTCAAATTGCGAAAATAATAAAAATAAAAAACATTTTAATTTAGAGCATATTTATAATATAAGCAAGGTTTTGGGTATTGATATTTGTGAATTATTAAAAGAATAA
- a CDS encoding RAMP superfamily CRISPR-associated protein, with translation MILRITLSSNAIITNGNGDALIDLDSDYNKYGLPYISAKRIKGMLKDSANELISMGQDINVLKLFGDENNEGIIKLSDATLENSEILEKLSSEFKTDIIKNSFSVILNQTSLDEFGVAKAGSLRRFRAYDKGLVFESEIEGNLEFQKDLELICLNLRYIGHKRTRGFGKVKCELIEGKNTEQKMAKALMKMIK, from the coding sequence ATGATATTAAGAATTACACTTTCAAGCAATGCGATAATTACAAATGGAAACGGCGATGCTTTAATAGATTTAGATAGCGATTATAATAAATACGGCTTGCCATATATTAGTGCAAAACGCATAAAAGGAATGCTAAAAGATAGTGCAAATGAGCTAATTTCTATGGGGCAAGATATAAATGTGCTTAAGCTTTTTGGCGATGAAAACAATGAAGGTATTATAAAACTAAGTGACGCAACGCTTGAAAATAGCGAAATTTTAGAAAAATTATCAAGCGAATTCAAAACTGATATAATAAAAAATTCTTTTTCAGTTATTTTAAATCAAACAAGCTTAGATGAGTTTGGAGTAGCTAAAGCAGGAAGTTTAAGACGCTTTAGGGCTTATGATAAGGGGCTTGTTTTTGAAAGCGAAATTGAAGGGAATTTAGAATTTCAAAAAGATTTAGAGTTAATTTGCTTAAATCTTCGCTACATTGGGCATAAAAGAACAAGAGGCTTTGGTAAGGTAAAATGTGAGCTAATAGAAGGTAAAAATACCGAACAAAAAATGGCAAAAGCCCTAATGAAAATGATAAAATGA
- a CDS encoding Cas10/Cmr2 second palm domain-containing protein, with translation MSEVLVLVDIAAKQEYIFSSNKLKDMVGASEIIARATDVETIKENCKEFDFDTSKIKDGFSGGGNAYLFFDELEIAKEFIKKYSLHLLKTYPSLVPYLLPFKMSGEYQKDIADAKDELDKIRNSFYPLTHSLNIGFERLCPSSNIGVDNEGKISKATDIKRKMVEKSKRFNKYLEGKGYEFSSELDKIYIHNNAFISVVHCDINALGQKVRKLKNKEESKEFSKKIDLIMQEAFAKMIDKLVNHLDNGGFEFKDVKITKDSFKDKKENKYYLPIRPIILNGDDFTFVSEGRLGVWLSKIFIKELENAFEEKNKNFNNELKEIFGGSLYASAGIAICKAKTPFSRAYQLSEELASKAKALAKEDESKSSLAFLILSNQVKSGLNYLENTYTSERTTGKNEFINHKGYFINNKNEKYKGYDFDELLSLIKILNKMARSKMMKIRDLLFYNDERSLTQYIEIYCENDEFNASDLLDGNEIKHKNMLLDAIELSAFYPQKDGQ, from the coding sequence ATGAGTGAAGTTTTAGTTTTGGTTGATATAGCTGCTAAGCAAGAATATATCTTTAGCTCAAACAAGTTAAAAGATATGGTAGGAGCTAGTGAGATAATAGCAAGAGCGACTGATGTTGAAACAATAAAGGAAAATTGTAAGGAATTTGATTTTGATACAAGCAAGATAAAAGATGGTTTTAGTGGCGGTGGGAATGCTTATTTGTTTTTTGATGAGCTTGAAATCGCAAAAGAATTCATAAAAAAATACAGCCTACATTTACTTAAAACTTATCCTAGCTTGGTGCCTTATTTATTGCCTTTTAAAATGAGTGGGGAGTATCAAAAAGATATCGCTGATGCTAAAGATGAACTAGATAAGATTAGAAACAGCTTTTATCCACTTACGCATTCATTAAATATCGGTTTTGAAAGACTATGTCCTAGCTCAAATATCGGTGTAGATAATGAAGGAAAAATAAGTAAAGCTACAGATATAAAAAGAAAAATGGTAGAAAAATCTAAAAGATTTAACAAGTATTTAGAGGGTAAAGGATATGAATTCAGTAGCGAATTAGATAAAATTTATATCCACAACAACGCCTTTATAAGCGTGGTGCATTGTGATATTAACGCACTTGGACAAAAGGTTAGAAAGCTAAAAAATAAAGAAGAATCAAAAGAATTTTCTAAAAAAATTGATTTGATTATGCAAGAAGCTTTTGCAAAGATGATAGATAAGCTAGTAAATCACTTAGATAATGGTGGTTTTGAGTTTAAAGATGTAAAAATCACTAAAGACAGTTTTAAAGATAAAAAAGAAAATAAATATTACCTACCAATAAGACCGATTATTTTAAACGGAGATGATTTTACCTTTGTTAGCGAAGGTAGGCTTGGAGTTTGGCTTAGTAAGATTTTTATAAAAGAGCTTGAAAATGCGTTTGAAGAAAAAAATAAAAACTTCAACAATGAACTAAAAGAAATTTTTGGTGGTAGTCTTTATGCAAGTGCTGGAATTGCAATATGCAAGGCTAAAACGCCTTTTAGCAGGGCGTATCAGCTTAGCGAAGAGCTAGCAAGCAAGGCAAAAGCACTAGCAAAAGAAGATGAATCTAAATCAAGCCTAGCCTTTTTAATCCTTTCAAATCAAGTAAAATCAGGGCTAAATTACCTAGAAAATACTTACACAAGCGAAAGAACAACTGGTAAAAATGAATTTATAAACCACAAAGGGTATTTCATCAACAACAAAAACGAAAAATACAAAGGTTATGATTTTGATGAGCTTTTAAGTCTTATTAAGATTTTAAACAAAATGGCAAGGTCTAAGATGATGAAGATTAGAGATTTGTTATTTTATAACGATGAAAGAAGTCTTACACAATACATTGAAATTTATTGTGAAAACGATGAGTTTAATGCTAGTGATTTGCTAGATGGCAATGAGATAAAACACAAAAATATGCTACTTGATGCGATAGAGCTAAGTGCATTTTACCCACAAAAGGACGGACAATGA
- a CDS encoding WYL domain-containing protein — MKVDYKDLMLIDLIFEKISSKDELAKALNVSTKTIENRAKNLSEIIKYSKKLEGYIFTDLLPKYISPKVVFKHIFAELENAKLESEFKGLFDEYFCSQEKLIDTSKLSNLNQKIIMLNHAINHNILLSCEYKNERKIIQANQLKVSNSKRYLYITYDKKNGENAGEHRTFALNSMKDIKALEYVKNGNFKNTKVGNAFGYAEDKKSVILYLKNEAASFFKRENPKSHNFSFLSEDDNGIEIEFFYSPNSVELESFIASWLPLISIKNDDELAKKIYENIQNNLNELGNLK, encoded by the coding sequence ATGAAGGTTGATTATAAAGATTTAATGCTGATTGATTTAATTTTTGAAAAAATTTCATCTAAAGATGAGCTTGCAAAAGCTTTAAATGTAAGCACAAAAACCATTGAAAATAGAGCAAAAAATCTAAGTGAAATTATAAAATATAGTAAAAAACTTGAAGGTTATATTTTCACTGACTTGCTCCCAAAATACATAAGCCCCAAAGTTGTTTTTAAGCATATATTTGCTGAGCTTGAAAATGCAAAGCTTGAAAGCGAGTTTAAAGGGCTTTTTGATGAATATTTTTGCTCACAAGAAAAGCTAATTGATACTTCAAAACTATCAAACCTAAACCAAAAAATCATTATGCTAAATCATGCAATTAACCATAATATTTTACTAAGTTGCGAGTATAAAAACGAGCGAAAAATCATTCAAGCAAACCAGCTAAAAGTATCTAATTCTAAACGCTATCTTTATATAACTTATGATAAGAAAAATGGCGAAAACGCAGGAGAGCATAGAACCTTTGCTCTTAATTCTATGAAAGATATAAAGGCTTTAGAATATGTAAAAAATGGCAATTTTAAAAACACAAAAGTAGGAAATGCTTTTGGTTATGCTGAAGATAAAAAAAGCGTGATTTTATACCTTAAAAATGAAGCGGCTAGTTTTTTTAAAAGAGAAAATCCAAAAAGCCATAATTTTAGCTTTTTAAGCGAAGATGATAATGGAATAGAAATTGAGTTTTTTTACTCACCAAACTCGGTTGAGCTTGAAAGCTTTATCGCTTCTTGGCTACCATTAATTAGCATCAAAAACGACGATGAACTAGCCAAAAAAATCTATGAAAACATACAAAACAACCTAAACGAACTAGGGAATTTAAAATAG
- a CDS encoding restriction endonuclease subunit S — protein MSKWVIGFTNKYLYNEPLLYTGRVGILGKVFIINSAKKVWLLDNTLIIKPSSNFYFMYFVLKTSSHENLDFGSTQPLIRQSDLGEIEILLADDLLLEKFDITAKKIFDKIDKNLEQIQTLENMCDILILKLLNGEIKINN, from the coding sequence GTGAGCAAATGGGTAATAGGTTTTACTAATAAATATTTATATAATGAACCATTGTTATATACAGGTAGAGTTGGGATATTGGGGAAAGTTTTTATAATTAATTCAGCTAAAAAAGTTTGGTTATTAGATAATACCTTAATTATCAAACCTAGTTCTAATTTTTATTTTATGTATTTTGTTTTAAAAACAAGCAGCCATGAAAATTTAGATTTTGGTAGCACTCAACCATTAATAAGACAATCAGATTTGGGAGAGATAGAAATTTTATTGGCAGATGATTTATTGCTTGAAAAATTTGATATTACTGCAAAAAAAATCTTTGATAAAATAGATAAAAATTTAGAACAAATCCAAACCCTAGAAAATATGTGTGATATACTTATACTAAAACTTCTAAATGGAGAAATAAAAATAAACAACTAA
- a CDS encoding restriction endonuclease subunit S, with protein MNNWKKCKLGDIGSVITGKIPSAKNPEDWGNNMCFIIPTDYKDYRKIASSSIRKLSNIGIERLKNKILPPKSIMVTCIGSDMGKVAVNKSPSITNQQINSIILHEKIADADFVYYLLVSMYDTLRVYGLDGTAVPILNKSDFETIEILLPPLKEQR; from the coding sequence ATGAATAATTGGAAAAAATGTAAGCTTGGGGATATAGGAAGCGTAATTACAGGGAAAATTCCATCAGCTAAGAACCCAGAAGATTGGGGAAATAATATGTGTTTTATTATTCCGACTGATTATAAAGATTATCGTAAAATAGCTAGTTCAAGCATAAGAAAACTATCAAATATTGGTATTGAGAGATTAAAAAATAAGATATTGCCGCCAAAGTCAATAATGGTTACTTGTATAGGTTCTGATATGGGAAAAGTTGCTGTAAATAAAAGTCCATCTATTACAAATCAACAGATAAATTCAATAATTCTTCATGAAAAAATAGCTGATGCTGATTTTGTATATTATTTGTTAGTGTCAATGTATGATACCTTAAGAGTTTATGGATTGGATGGAACTGCAGTTCCTATATTAAACAAATCAGATTTTGAAACAATTGAAATTTTATTACCGCCATTAAAAGAGCAAAGGTAA